The following coding sequences are from one Desulfosporosinus orientis DSM 765 window:
- a CDS encoding ABC transporter ATP-binding protein, which translates to MKNEVILEVENLVKHFPLEAGFFSSNQKKVHAVNGISFQLNKGETLGVVGESGCGKSTAGRTIIRLYEPTSGVIKYQGKNILDYNAREMLAVRRDIQMIFQDPYASLNPRMTVGDIIGEALDIHHLARGQKRTDRIYELLETVGLNPEHANRFPHEFSGGQRQRIGIARSLSVNPKLIICDEPISALDVSIQAQIVNMLEELQEKLGLTYLFIAHDLSMVKHISHRIAVMYLGRIVELTDSFTLYEKPLHPYTQALLSAIPIPDPDIEATRQHQVLKGTVPSPIDPPSGCYFRTRCPKAKEVCSLSTPELIERGNNHLVACHCV; encoded by the coding sequence ATGAAAAATGAAGTGATTTTAGAGGTTGAGAATCTAGTAAAACACTTCCCCCTTGAAGCGGGTTTCTTTTCTAGCAATCAAAAAAAGGTTCATGCAGTAAACGGAATCTCTTTTCAATTAAATAAAGGGGAAACCCTAGGAGTAGTTGGAGAAAGTGGCTGCGGTAAATCGACAGCTGGTCGGACGATTATCCGTTTATATGAACCTACATCCGGGGTTATTAAGTATCAAGGAAAGAATATCCTTGACTATAACGCCAGAGAAATGCTTGCTGTGCGCCGGGATATTCAAATGATTTTCCAAGATCCCTATGCTTCTCTGAACCCCCGAATGACTGTTGGTGATATTATCGGTGAGGCTCTGGATATTCATCATTTGGCTCGCGGACAAAAGAGAACCGATCGTATCTACGAATTATTGGAGACAGTAGGACTTAATCCTGAGCACGCTAATCGTTTTCCTCATGAGTTTTCCGGCGGGCAGCGTCAGCGCATAGGGATAGCCCGATCACTATCGGTTAATCCAAAATTGATTATTTGTGATGAGCCGATATCTGCCTTAGACGTATCTATTCAAGCGCAGATTGTTAATATGTTGGAAGAGCTTCAGGAAAAGCTTGGTTTAACCTATTTGTTCATAGCCCACGATCTTTCTATGGTTAAGCATATCTCTCATCGAATTGCTGTAATGTATTTGGGCCGAATTGTTGAATTGACTGACAGCTTTACCCTTTATGAAAAACCTCTACATCCCTATACTCAGGCCCTATTATCGGCTATTCCCATACCAGATCCTGATATTGAAGCAACGCGCCAGCATCAAGTACTGAAGGGAACTGTACCGAGCCCAATTGATCCCCCTTCAGGATGTTATTTCCGAACACGCTGTCCAAAGGCGAAAGAAGTTTGTTCACTAAGTACTCCTGAATTGATTGAACGAGGTAACAATCATTTAGTCGCTTGCCATTGTGTTTAA